TTCTTTACTTCTAAAATACTCATGTGCTTCCTCATTCCTGCTTTTCTTTTGACATTATATCATCTTCTATGACTATTTGACAACTAGAAAAAGAGTAGCACTCCTGCCACTCTATCTTCTAAAACTTTTCTTGCAAAGACTCATTGCCTTAGTCTTCCAATGATTGTTCTTTCTTTTTCTTGCGTCCCAGGACTGCTAAGCTGGCTACAGCTCCCAAAGTTCCAAGAATCCCTGCTTGATTGGATTTCATACCTGTCTTAGGTAAACTTTCTTGATATCTCATAGAGACTTGCGAGGATACGAGACTAGAAACTGAAGACCCCGCACTGCTAGTGCTAGAGGCGCTTGTAGAGTCAACCATATTCAACGATTGACTAGTCGAGACGCTAGCACTGGTACTTAGCGACTGACTGGTCGAGACACTCTCACTGGTGTTAAGAGACTGACTTACTGAGACACTTTCGCTCGTACTTAGAGACTGACTAGTCGAGACGCTAGCGCTGGTACTTAAGAATTGACTCATTGAGACAGACGTACTCACAGATAAGTTGACACTCATAGTTTCGCTGACACTTGTGCTAATGCTTGCTGAAACAGATAAACTCAAGTTCGGCTTGCCATCAATACCAGTGCCCATACCTGTACTATTACTAATGCTAGTACTTTCTGACATTGAGCCGCCGACTGTCTCAATCGAAACAGAATCACTCAACGAATCGCTAGCACTCATGGAAACAGATTCACTCAAGGATTCGCTGGCACTCATCGAAGCTGATTCACTTAAGGACTCGCTAGCACTCGTTGAAGCGAATTCACTTAAGGACTCGCTAGCACTCAACGAAGCGAACTCACTTAAGGACTCGCTAGCGCTCATCGATGCAGATTCGCTTAAGGACTCACTGGCGCTCATGGACGCAGATTCGCTTAAGGACTCGCTAGCGCTCATCGATGCAGATTCGCTTAAGGACTCACTTACGCTCATGGAAACTGATTCACTTAAGGACTCGCTGGAACTCATCAAGGCTGACTCGCTTAACGACTCGCTAGCGCTCATGGAAACTGATTCACTTAAGGATTCACTAGCGCTCATCGACGCGGATGCACTCAAGGACTCACTTGCACTCATGGATGCGAACTCGCTTAAGGAATCGCTGGCGCTCATGGACGCGGATTCGCTTAAGGACTCGCTAGCACTCATGGATGCGGACTCACTTAAGGATTCGCTTAAGGACTCACTTACGCTCATGGATGCTGATTCACTCAAGGACTCGCTAACGCTCATGGACACTGACTCGCTTAAGGACTCGCTAGCGCTCATAGAGGCTGACTCACTCAAGGATTCACTAGCACTCATGGACGCTGACTCGCTTAAGGACTCGCTAACGCTCATCGACGCGGATTCACTTAAGGACTCACTTGCGCTCATGGACGCGGACTCACTTACGCTCATGGATGCGGATACACTCATGGAAGCCGATTCACTCAAGGACTCGCTAAAACTCATGGATGCTGACTCACTTAGCGACTCGCTGACGCTCATCGACGCGGATTCGCTCAATGACTCGCTAGCACTCATGGATGCGGACGCACTTAAGGATTCGCTGGCGCTCATCGATGCAGATTCGCTTAAGGACTCGCTAGCGCTCATCGACGCGGATTCGCTTAAGGACTCACTTACGCTCATGGATGCTGATTCACTCAAGGACTCGCTGGCGCTCATGGACACTGACTCGCTTAAGGACTCGCTAGCGCTCATGGAGGCTGACTCACTCAAGGATTCACTAGCACTCATGGACGCGGACTCACTTAAGGATTCGCTGGCGCTCATCGACGCGGACTCGCTTAAGGACGCGCTGGAACTCATCGACACGGATTCGCTTAAAGACTCGCTAGCACTCATCGACGCGGACTCACTTAAGGATTCGCTGGCGTTCATGGACACTGACTCGCTTAAGGACTCACTTGCGCTCATGGAGGCGGACTCGCTTGAGGACTCGCTAGCACTCATCGACGCGGACTCGCTTAAGGATTCACTAGCACTCATCGACTCGGACTCGCTCAAGGATTCACTGGCGCTCATCGAGGCTGATTCACTCAAGGATTCGCTAGCGCTCATCGAGGCTGATTCACTCAAGGATTCGCTAGCGCTCATGGACGCGGATGCACTCAAGGACTCACTGGCGCTCATCGAGGCTGATTCACTCAAGGATTCGCTAGCGCTCATGGACGCGGATTCGCTTAAGGACTCGCTAGCGCTCATCGACGCGGATTCGCTAGCACTCGTTGAAGCGGACTCACTTAAGGATTCGCTGGAACTCATGGATGCGGATACACTCATGGACTCGCTGGAACTCATGGAAGCCGATTCACTCAAGGACTCGCTGAAACTCATGGATGCGGACTCGCTTAAAGACTCGTTAGCACTCATGGAAGTAGATTCACTTAACGACTCGCTGGCGCTCATCGACGCGGATTCACTTAAGGATTCACTGGTACTCATCGAGGCTGATTTGCTTAAGGACTCGCTGATACTCATCGAAGCGGATTCACTTAACGACTCACTGGCACTAATGGAGGCGGACTCGCTTGAGGACTCGCTGGCGCTCATCGAGGCGGATTCACTCAAGGATTCGCTAGCGCTCAACGAAGCGGATTCACTTAAGGATCCACTAGCGCTCATCGACGCGGATTCGCTTAAGGACTCGCTGACACTCATGGATGCTGATTCACTTGCACTCATCGAAGCGGATTCACTTAACGACTCGCTTAAGGACTCGCTGGAACTCATGGACACTGACTCACTTAAGGACTCGCTAGCGCTCATCGATGCGGACTCACTCAAGGATTGACTAGTACTCATCGAAGCCGATTCGCTCAAAGATGCGCTGGAACTCGTTGAAGCTGATTCACTTAAGGATTCACTAGCACTCATCGACGCGGACGCACTTAAGGATTCACTAGCACTCATGGAGGCGGATTCACTTAAGGACTCATTGGCGCTCATGGACGCGGATGCACTCAAGGACTCGCTGGAACTCATAGAAGCGGATGCACTCAAGGACTCACTGGCGCTCATGGACACTGACTCACTCAAGGATTCACTGGCGCTCATGGACGCGGACTCGCTGGCGCTCATGGACGCGGATGCACTCAAGGACTCACTGGAACTCGTTGAAGCAGATGTACTTAAGGACTCGCTAGCACTCATTGATGCAGATTCGCTCAAGGACTCGCTGGAACTCATCGACGCGGACTCGCTTAAGGACTCGCTAGCGCTCATGGAAACTGATTCACTCAAGGATTCGCTAGCGCTCATGGACGCGGATACACTCATGGACTCACTGGCGCTCATCGAGGCCGATTCGCTCAAGGATTCGCTAGCACTCGTTGAAGCGGACTCACTTAGAGACTCGCTAACACTCATGGAGTCGGATTCACTTAAGGATTCGCTAGCGCTCATCGAGGCGGATGCACTCAAGGATTCGCTAGCGCTCATGGACGCGGATGCACTCAAGGACTCACTGGCGCTCATCGACGCGGATTCGCTCAAGGATTCGCTAGCACTCGTTGAAGCGGACTCACTTAGAGACTCGCTAGCACTCATGGATGCGGATTCACTCATGGACTCGCTTAAAGACTCGCTGGCGCTCATGGATGCGGACTCACTTAAGGATTCGCTGGAACTCATGGATACGGACTCGCTCAAGGATTCACTGGCGCTCATCGAGGCCGATTCGCTCAAGGATTCGCTAGCACTCGTTGAAGCGGACTCACTTAGAGACTCGCTAACACTCATGGAGGCGGATTCACTTAAGGATTCGCTGGAACTCATGGAAGTAGATTCACTCAAGGATTCACTAGCACTCATGGAGGCGGATGCACTTAAGGATTCACTAGCACTCATCGACGCGGACTCACTTAAGGATTCGCTGGCGCTCATGGAAACTGACTCGCTTAAGGACTCGCTAACGCTCATCGATGCTGATTCACTCAAGGACTCGCTGGAACTCATGGAAACTGATTCACTTAAGGACTCGCTAGCACTCATCGATGCTGATTCACTCAAGGACTCGCTGGCGCTCATGGAAACTGATTCACTTAAGGATTCGCTGGAACTCATGGAAGTAGATTCACTCAAGGATTCACTAGCGCTCATGGAGGCGGATGCACTCAAGGACTCGCTGGAACTCATCGACGCGGATTCGCTTAAGGATTCGCTGGCGCTCATGGAAACTGATTCACTCAAGGATTCGCTAGCACTCATCGACGCGGACTCGCTAGCGCTCATCGAGGCGGATGCACTCAAGGACTCGCTGGAACTCGTTGAAGCGGATTCACTTAATGATGCACTTGCACGCGCTGAGACAGATACACTCCCTGATTCACTAGCTGAAGTCGATGCAGATAATGAAGATTTTGTAGAAGCTTCTACCGATTCTGAGGTAGAGAGCGATTGTGACTGAATCGTTGAAATAGATTTACTGGTACTGGTTGCAATACTTATACTAGTAACCAACGATGTACTGAGCGACTCGCTAACAGCTTTATAGCGATCATGGTAAGAATAAGTAATGGTTTGCACACCTTCTTTATAAGAAACCGTATTGCCACTCACAAATCCTGCTGCGGTTGAAACATTGGTTTGTTTCAGCTCATAGCGCGGACCATAATCAACACCGTTAATGACAATTCGATCTGCCAAGGTCACATCTGGTGTTAAATCGCGTGTTTCTCCTTCTGGAGCAGAGAAAACCTTTGCTTCCCGAATCTCAGCTCCAGTTTCATCGTTGACTAGTTTCACCTGAATGAGTGATCCTGCAGCTGTATATTCAAACGATTCCAATTTAAGTTGCTGCAAGTTGGTTCCTACTGCTGTAGACGCAAATACACTGAAAGCAAACTTCTCTCTTCCTTGTGCATCACCTGTCACCAGACGCGCTTCCCTTAACCATCCCCGTGGATCCTTAGAGATCATAATACCATTATAGATTACCCTTACAGTAGGATAGCGATTCTCAGGTGTTCGAGGACGATATTCAAATACAACATCCTGAAATTCATTGTTCAGTACAGAAGTTGGTAGCACACGTGAGTCACTACGACTCGAATCTGTTGACACAACACCGTCTTTGTTTGCGAAAAACGCCATATAGGGTCTTCCTGTTGAGGCATTATAGACTGCTGGGTCCCCGTTAAAATACTGTTTCTCACTACTAGTCTCTGACGGCTGATCCCAGGATGTATCAAATTTAAAGCCAAAGGAATTTTTGACATTCTCGCCACCTAAACCAAGAGTCGGTCCAGCTCCATTTCCTGAAGCATTGCCTACCTCACCAATAGCACCCGTCGTAAACAAGAACGAAATACCATCACCACCTGAATGTCCTGAAGGAGTAAATACCTTGTCAAACGCATCACCCAACTTCATTTTCGCCTTGAAGATAAAGGGTTGATTCAAATCAACCTTAGTATTTAAGGTGTAGGCCCCAGCTTGACCTGATTCATTTTCCGTGAGTGTCACAACACCTTCAGCATCAATCGTTGCCGTTCCTTTGGTTGAGAAAAATTCATTTTGATTGACTGCCGTCACCTTGATTCTTGTTTTATCATCGGTCAGGGTCGCATTCTCTAAAGTTATCGGAACATAACTATCCCCAGATGATGCCGCAAAAAAATAGGTTCCTCTGGGAATGGGTTGGCCTTCCAGTAGTGAACGACGAGTGCGAACCCGAGTCGGTTCAGTTGTTGAACGAGAAGTTTCGCTAGACAAAACAGCATTTGTGAGATTTCCAGCCACATTCGGTGCAATCTTCTCAAGCGTTTCTGAACTAGTCCTGAGAGGTTCTGCTGGCGTAGATATAGAACTAGCAACTGAATCCAGTGTATCAGAAGAAGTTTCTAACTCTTTATTGAGCACACTAGATTCCAAATACGAACCTGTGTCAATGGATTCTGAATCTTGAACTGAAACACTGCTTGATACACTGATTGAATCACTCATAGACGCTGATACCGAAGCTCTCTCTGACTGGATCAGCGAAAGACTGCTTGACAGAATCAAACTCTCTGATTGGCTACTACTCGTCGAATGACGAACACTGGTAGACGCACTCTCTGACATAGATTGAGAATAAGAAAGGCTCTCAGAAAGAGATTGAGCCTGCTCAGATACACCAGATTCAGATTCCATTTGGGAATCGTTTTGAAGAGAGGTTTCTAAATCTTGACCAGGTTCCTTGCCACTACTATCCTCACTCTCCAAAACAACCCTATCTTGACCAGCCACTATATGTTCAGGAGTTGATTGCAACTCTTCTACCCTATTTTCCACATCATCTGATGCATAGACAGATGAGGGTAAGAGCCCAACTCCTCCTATTGCTCCCATAGAAATTAAAGCCTTTACATAAGTTGAGGTATTGGATTCAATTTTATCTGCCTGATCAAGCTCTGCCATCACATTTTCAGTAGCAGTTTTTGTTCCGAGAATTCTCATCAAACCGAGCTGAGATAAAACCGTTCGCACCCACTGCTTACCAGATTTGTGCAATTTGACACGGCTTTTACGATCGATTTCATCGAATTCCTTGGTAAACTTTTTCCGATTCATATAACCATCCTTACATAGTGATAATATTAAAAAATATCTTTACCATTCTACCACAATCATCCTCTTTGAATCAACCATCATACCTTACCAGTCTCAAGTTTATCACCCAAAAACTTTCACTCCTAAACCAACATAAACTAGTATGATTAATAGAGAATAAATCTCAAAATCACAATTCGCTAAAAAATATCATCAAAAAACCTAGAGAAATGAACATAATCCTTGACGAAAAACAGATATTCAATTTTTCTACCCCACTTTTAAAGGATTGTGATACATCAGTCTAGGTTTTCATAGTTAAAAAAGATACAAAAAAAGAGTTGAGACATACGCCTAAAACTCTTTATAAAGTCCCTATCATTCTATGTTTATACTTCTCCTAGTCAAAATGGATGACTAAACAATATAATAATAGTAGTTCTAATAATCAATCTTCTTCAGTTACTTCACCAATCATCAGCTGATAGTGGGAGCTCTCTGCTGTATTGGCCTGTTTTTTTTGTTGGTTTAATCCTTCTTCTACCTTTTCAGGATGTGCAAGATAGCTTTTTACACATGCGATAAAGTCTCCTGTATTTTCAGGAGAAAAACAATGTTTCGATGCTACATACCTAGTGTCATGAATGGTATTATCAAATGCCAAAATCACTGATTGATACTCAAAAGCTGCTCGTACGGCAGAAAGGATTTCACTGTGGTGATTGATATCAAAGTAAAAGCTTGTAGTACGTAAAAGCTCCTGAGCCTTTGCAACGGTCACATTAGGATACAAGCGGACGTTAGGATAACGAGAGAGTGACAGAAGCTTGCTAGACATCTCGGTCACAGCGGCAATATGAATGATCAATTCTGGTAAGGCTTGAAGGAGAACCTCCACTTGCTCTAACTGGTCTGAATTGGTCAAGAGTAAGGCCTCTGGAGTAAAGACCTGTTTCTCCTTAAATGGATATTGCAGTCCTAAATAGTCCACAGTTGCTTTACTTTCTGGAGGTAAAAGCGCTAGCAACTTTTGATAAGTCGCTTGATCTTGCACCAAGATTTTCGTCTCGCGCTTGCCTCCCTTCAAAATTCCTTGCATGTTTCCTGGTATTCCGTCTATGATTGGCTCCTGCCAAAAGAGAATATCACTCCCCTTTTCTTCTACAAGTAAAGTTAGAAAGAAAGGCGTACTCAGAGAATTATAGAAGATGCGATCTAGCGTAAATCCTGCTTGCTTCAGATAAAAATGGATAAACTCTTGCTTTTGATGGAAAATGTAATGCTTGTCTTGATAAGTCAAGAGCAAATCTCCTGTCACATGGTTTTCCAAAATCACTTCTTTGCCATCACGATTATAATAAGAAGTCTTGAGCCACTCCCCATCTTCATTGATACTGGTCTGCGCAAAACGATACCCAAATCGATTGTAACGATCAATCCATCGCACGCGCCCCTTACTATCCAACCAGTCAACAGACTGAATCAAGCGATTGTGTCCTGCTGGCCAATAGTGAATGGTTGCCTTCTTCTCATGAAAATTATACACCTCAGCCTGCTGATTTGTGGCACGGATTTCCCAAAATCTAGGAAGAACCAAATCATTAAAATAACGTGGCTTTCCACTCGCATTTGCAAATCCTGTAAAAAAGAGATAGGGAGAGGTCACATCCTCTGGCAAAAATCCATCGTCTACAATCACGACTGTCGGATGTCTGTAACCAGCTTTTAAGAGTGAAAAATGCAAATCCCAGCTTGCTTGATTGTAGTGGTCAAATAGATTAATCATGCGTCATCTCCTCTACTAATTCCCTCCATGTTTTCTCCACTTGCTGATCCAAATAATTCTCTGCAATCTTATAAGAAACCTCATGGAAAGACGAAAGATTGCTTTCTTGGAAAATCTTGCAAATCTTCCCAACAATACTAGCGACTATTTTTTCTTCCTCTGGAGTATCCGTCCTAGGGATTAGATAGCCATTTTCTCCTTCTTTTACAAAGGTTTGATTGCCATAAGGTACATCAAAGCCAATAATCGGAAGGCCTGAACCAATAGCTTCTAGAAGGGTAAGCCCAAAGCCTTCACTAGTAGAAGCCGTCACATATACTTCGTACTCTTGATAGATATCATTCAACTCTTTATGCCCTTTTAGTTGAATATAGCTTTCTGCCTGACCTTGTGAAATCAAGTCACGAAGTTTTTGTTCTTCCCCACCTGCTCCATAAATATCAAATGTAAGTCCTGGTACTTGTTCATGGGCCTGAATGACTGCTTTCACTAGCCAGTCAATATGTTTTTCCGAAGCCAGACGAGAAGCTGTTACCAAAGAAAAGGGGCTTCGTTCTTTTGTAGGATGTTTTAAACAAGCAAGACTTCCTACCGGAATGGTTCGAATGACTGGTGTGCGCTGTTCAAATGTCTCAAACTGTTCTAGCATGGTTTCTTTCTGCCGCTCTGTTGCCACCAAAAAGAAATCCACCTCATCAGAATAGGTAAATTGGTAATCATAGAAATTATTCCAAAGAATGGTAGAATCTGTCACTGCATTTGCACTGTAATGCTCAGCATGGACCACCACACCCAATTTTGCTGGGGCATGGTATTGAAATACTGCTTGACCAATCCCTGTTGCACGGTCTAAAATGACGATGTCTTTTTCTGTTAATCCCAGAGACTGTAGAAAATAAGCCATCAATTCTTCTTTTGAATAACAAATTCGATCGGAAAAGCGATAAATAGGATTTTCTCCTATGAACTCCTCGTACGCAATGCTTCCATCTTCATTGTAAAAACTCCGCTGATAAAGGGTCGCACGGTTGTCCTTAGGAATATAGTACTCACTAAAAGTCTTTTGATACGTATAAAAATCCTTTCGAATAAGATTGCCACGCGCCACAATTTCCACACATCGAACCAAATCTGTAGTTTCCCCTTTTCGATAAATAGTGATAAAATCAACTTCACTAAAAAAGAGTCTCAAAATGGTGCCATCTGCTTCTTCTCTGATGACTGGAGTCGGGTATTCCCTACGAATTTCTTCTACAGTCACACTCGACGGCGCTAGTTTCATATCCGTAAAATAGGAGTAAAGCCAGATAATCTCCTCATCATGAAAACCAATATTGCGGGTTAAATCACAAATGTTATCTTGGCTAAAAAAATCTGTAAAAATAAATTTTGCAGGAATCTTTAACGTCCGAAGGACTTTGCCACGATAGGCTTGGGCATATTCAACACCACTGCTAGCCCAGCCAATTCCTAAATTGATGTTATAAACTGTCATTTTTGCTTCTTTCTTATGCGAAATAAATCTCCACTTCCCGTTTTTTATTATAGGAAACTTCACTCAGGAGAATGTTCCGAACGACCAATTGATAGACATATTGTTTCATTCGATTGTAAGATTCTAGGGCCTCTCTATGGTATTCGAAAATTGGATTGCGTTGGGCAGTTGATCGTGCACTAACAACTACTCTTAGCTGCTGCAAATAGTCCACCTCCTCAATCCAAGCTTCATCAATAGCTTTCAGGATAGATACGCGTTGAAACTGGGCAAAATCCTGCTTGAGAAATTCTTTCTTGCGTTCCAATTCTTCCTGTGCAATCCGCAACAAATGAGAGCGTACTTGCTGAGGATTCTGATAATCAACTGGTTGGTGAATCAAAGGACTATGGTAGGAGAGGTTATCAAAGATAAAGCGTTTGACAACAAATTCACTCAAGCTTTCCTCCTGTGCGAGAAAATCGTCAATCACCCCTGTAATGACATCCAGCAAGTGAAACTCATCCTGGTTAGCGTAAATCAGACGATTGCGTTGGGCATAAATAGTCTCGCGTTGAACTTTGACACTGTCATCATAGGCCAAGCTCGTCTGCCGTGAACTGCGACCAACTGCCTCACTCTTAGCTTGAGCTTGGGTCAGATACCTAGCAAACCTGCGATTGGACAATTGTTTGGGCGACAAGGGGTCACATGCATCCTTATGCTTTTTAAAATACTTCTGGCACCAGTCGCCTCCGTGCTTGATGAGCAAATCATCTTCAAGGGAGACAAAAAATTGGCTGAACCCAGGATCTCCCTGCCGTCCCGAACGTCCCCGCATCTGCAAATCCATACGTTCATTAGCCATGCGTTCAGTTCCAATAACTGCGAGACCACCTAATTCTGCTACGCCTTCTCCCAACTTGATATCTGTTCCCCTTCCTGCCATGTTTGTCGCAACCGTTACAGCCCCTAATTGACCAGCCTCGGCTACCATCTGTGCTTCTTTGGCGGCATTGTGGGCATTGAGCACACTATGCGGAATGGATTCCATTAGAAGGATTTCAGAGTACAATTCCGACATTCTGACCGAACCAGTCACGATCAACATGGGTTGCCCTGTCGCATGGAGCTGCTTGATGAGCTGCATAGAGGCCTTAATTTTTTCAGGCAAGGTGGTATAAATCTTATCCTTACGGTCTTCTCGTAAAATGGGACGATGGGTTGGTATGCGGATAACCTCCATGTTATAGATATCCACAAACTCATCTTCTACCGTCTTACCCGTACCAGTCATCCCGGCCAAGACAGGAAACTTGAGAAATAAATTTTGATAGGTAATCGAGGCCATTGCCCGAGTCTCATCGGTGATTTTCACGCGCTCCTTAGCTTCTAAAGCCTGATGTTGCCCACCTTGAAGCTTGGTCCCTTCTAAGATACGTCCATTTCCAAGATCCAGTAATTTAACCTCGTCTTCTCCATCCTTTCCAGGATCCACCACGTAATCTTTCCCTTTTTCAAACAGGTAGTGGGCTTTTAAGGCCAAGGTGACGCGACGAACCAAGTCGAAGTTTTCAAGGCTAAAGAAATTCTTCACTGAAAAATAGGATTCTGCGACATCAATCCCTTTCTGAGTTAGCCAAATCTCTTTTTTATCCTCTTCAAAGATATAGTCCTCCCCTTTGGTCAAGCTGAGAACAAAATTATCCGCAAAAGTTAATAAATTGGACTGAAGACGAGGTGAGCCAGAGATGACCAGAGGAGTCTGAGCCGTGTCTAACAAGACCGCATCTGCTTCGTCAATAATAGCATAGTGAAAATCTCGCATGTACTTTCCCTGAGCAGAGGTTGCTAAATTGTCAATCAAATAATCAAAGCCCAAGGTTCCATTCGTTGTATAGACAATGTCCGAATGGTAAATTTGCCGCTTCTTTTTCGGAGTTATTTTCTTCTTTCCATCATCTCCCTCAGCAATTCCAACCCTCAAGCCCAAAAATCGAAATACTTCTCCCATTTCTGTCCCATCGCGTTTTGCCAGATACCCGCTTGTTGTGACCAGCATAGCACCACGCCCAGACAGGGCATTTAAATAAAGAGGCATCGTAGCTGTTAAGGTCTTGCCTTCCCCTGTTTTCATTTCGGCTAAGTTTCCTTCATGGAGAACGATTGCTCCAAGCACTTGGACATCATAAGGAAACATCCCCAAAATCCGCCTATCAGCCTCTCGAACCACTGCAAATGCTTCAGGTAACAGACTGTCTAAACTTTCTCCTTGAGCAAGGCGTTCTTTAAATTCAGCTGTTTTTTTCTGCAATTCTCTATCTGTCAAAGCCGCCATTTCAGTACTTCTGGCATTGATTTTTTTCAATATCCTTTTCAATCGTTTCAAACGATAATAGTCCAAAGAAAACCAATTTTGTATCATTTTTCTTTCTTCCAGCTTTCTGCTTAATCAGTAGAGGGAATCAACAAGGCATAGTCTATTGCATTCATACTAGGTGCGATAAAAGATAGTGTGTCCCGTATCCTCAACTCCTCATACCAAATCACTTTTTCCTTATAAGATAGGCGCTCCAAAAAACGGTCAACATCAATTTCT
The window above is part of the Streptococcus himalayensis genome. Proteins encoded here:
- a CDS encoding LPXTG cell wall anchor domain-containing protein, with the translated sequence MSESVSMSASDSLSDSVSIETVGGSMSESTSISNSTGMGTGIDGKPNLSLSVSASISTSVSETMSVNLSVSTSVSMSQFLSTSASVSTSQSLSTSESVSVSQSLNTSESVSTSQSLSTSASVSTSQSLNMVDSTSASSTSSAGSSVSSLVSSQVSMRYQESLPKTGMKSNQAGILGTLGAVASLAVLGRKKKKEQSLED
- the gtfB gene encoding accessory Sec system glycosylation chaperone GtfB, which codes for MINLFDHYNQASWDLHFSLLKAGYRHPTVVIVDDGFLPEDVTSPYLFFTGFANASGKPRYFNDLVLPRFWEIRATNQQAEVYNFHEKKATIHYWPAGHNRLIQSVDWLDSKGRVRWIDRYNRFGYRFAQTSINEDGEWLKTSYYNRDGKEVILENHVTGDLLLTYQDKHYIFHQKQEFIHFYLKQAGFTLDRIFYNSLSTPFFLTLLVEEKGSDILFWQEPIIDGIPGNMQGILKGGKRETKILVQDQATYQKLLALLPPESKATVDYLGLQYPFKEKQVFTPEALLLTNSDQLEQVEVLLQALPELIIHIAAVTEMSSKLLSLSRYPNVRLYPNVTVAKAQELLRTTSFYFDINHHSEILSAVRAAFEYQSVILAFDNTIHDTRYVASKHCFSPENTGDFIACVKSYLAHPEKVEEGLNQQKKQANTAESSHYQLMIGEVTEED
- the gtfA gene encoding accessory Sec system glycosyltransferase GtfA, giving the protein MTVYNINLGIGWASSGVEYAQAYRGKVLRTLKIPAKFIFTDFFSQDNICDLTRNIGFHDEEIIWLYSYFTDMKLAPSSVTVEEIRREYPTPVIREEADGTILRLFFSEVDFITIYRKGETTDLVRCVEIVARGNLIRKDFYTYQKTFSEYYIPKDNRATLYQRSFYNEDGSIAYEEFIGENPIYRFSDRICYSKEELMAYFLQSLGLTEKDIVILDRATGIGQAVFQYHAPAKLGVVVHAEHYSANAVTDSTILWNNFYDYQFTYSDEVDFFLVATERQKETMLEQFETFEQRTPVIRTIPVGSLACLKHPTKERSPFSLVTASRLASEKHIDWLVKAVIQAHEQVPGLTFDIYGAGGEEQKLRDLISQGQAESYIQLKGHKELNDIYQEYEVYVTASTSEGFGLTLLEAIGSGLPIIGFDVPYGNQTFVKEGENGYLIPRTDTPEEEKIVASIVGKICKIFQESNLSSFHEVSYKIAENYLDQQVEKTWRELVEEMTHD
- the secA2 gene encoding accessory Sec system translocase SecA2, which produces MIQNWFSLDYYRLKRLKRILKKINARSTEMAALTDRELQKKTAEFKERLAQGESLDSLLPEAFAVVREADRRILGMFPYDVQVLGAIVLHEGNLAEMKTGEGKTLTATMPLYLNALSGRGAMLVTTSGYLAKRDGTEMGEVFRFLGLRVGIAEGDDGKKKITPKKKRQIYHSDIVYTTNGTLGFDYLIDNLATSAQGKYMRDFHYAIIDEADAVLLDTAQTPLVISGSPRLQSNLLTFADNFVLSLTKGEDYIFEEDKKEIWLTQKGIDVAESYFSVKNFFSLENFDLVRRVTLALKAHYLFEKGKDYVVDPGKDGEDEVKLLDLGNGRILEGTKLQGGQHQALEAKERVKITDETRAMASITYQNLFLKFPVLAGMTGTGKTVEDEFVDIYNMEVIRIPTHRPILREDRKDKIYTTLPEKIKASMQLIKQLHATGQPMLIVTGSVRMSELYSEILLMESIPHSVLNAHNAAKEAQMVAEAGQLGAVTVATNMAGRGTDIKLGEGVAELGGLAVIGTERMANERMDLQMRGRSGRQGDPGFSQFFVSLEDDLLIKHGGDWCQKYFKKHKDACDPLSPKQLSNRRFARYLTQAQAKSEAVGRSSRQTSLAYDDSVKVQRETIYAQRNRLIYANQDEFHLLDVITGVIDDFLAQEESLSEFVVKRFIFDNLSYHSPLIHQPVDYQNPQQVRSHLLRIAQEELERKKEFLKQDFAQFQRVSILKAIDEAWIEEVDYLQQLRVVVSARSTAQRNPIFEYHREALESYNRMKQYVYQLVVRNILLSEVSYNKKREVEIYFA